The proteins below are encoded in one region of bacterium:
- a CDS encoding transposase, whose product MNLIDPLEYHKTITLLRGFFLSRGYIEVPTQSRLSILAACEDPTTIGSFDYNGAVWPLPQTGQMWLEHELLTHKEYPGVFCQSTSYRQEANPVPGRHDLIFPMFEFESRGSIDELMALESELCQHLGFHSGFEMDSHLDAARGREDFQFPSISYESACRKYSTDCIEAEQEEALCRDYGNVVFLTNFPEKTSPFWNMRRTDTCANKVDVIIHGIETIGSAERETDPSIMHDRFLSISNGMYSELLFAHFGKERVLSELESFLALPMTKRFGGGIGITRLIRALKLNGKFNESNG is encoded by the coding sequence TTGAATCTGATTGACCCGTTAGAATACCACAAAACAATAACCCTCTTGAGGGGTTTTTTTTTATCCAGAGGCTACATTGAGGTCCCGACGCAGTCAAGACTGAGCATACTTGCTGCATGTGAAGACCCTACGACCATAGGGTCTTTCGATTACAATGGAGCAGTGTGGCCCCTTCCCCAGACCGGACAGATGTGGCTTGAACATGAGCTATTGACTCACAAGGAGTATCCGGGCGTTTTTTGCCAAAGCACGAGCTACCGTCAGGAAGCAAATCCTGTTCCCGGGAGACACGATCTTATATTTCCGATGTTCGAATTCGAGTCCCGTGGCAGTATTGACGAGCTTATGGCTCTGGAATCCGAACTATGCCAGCATTTAGGATTTCATTCGGGGTTTGAAATGGATTCACATCTGGATGCGGCAAGAGGACGCGAAGACTTTCAGTTCCCCAGTATATCTTACGAATCGGCGTGCAGAAAGTACTCGACGGATTGCATTGAGGCTGAACAAGAAGAAGCTCTCTGCAGGGATTATGGAAATGTAGTGTTTTTAACCAATTTTCCTGAAAAAACGTCTCCCTTCTGGAACATGAGACGCACCGACACTTGCGCCAACAAGGTAGATGTAATCATTCATGGAATCGAAACCATCGGTTCGGCTGAACGTGAAACGGATCCGTCAATCATGCACGACAGATTCCTTTCTATCTCAAATGGTATGTATTCCGAGCTCTTGTTTGCACATTTCGGCAAGGAACGAGTATTATCCGAATTGGAGTCATTCCTGGCTTTACCGATGACTAAACGCTTCGGTGGGGGAATTGGCATCACGCGATTGATAAGAGCACTCAAGCTAAACGGTAAGTTTAACGAGTCGAATGGATAA
- a CDS encoding DUF4388 domain-containing protein, whose protein sequence is MSEKLTGLLSEFHLSDIIQLLIMTQKAGELALRDLDRQKTALLYFEKGNLVHAALDSADGQHSEGLRAFQAIIGWDEGEFKFLAGKQTPKVTIRKTSQETLIDTLARMDDIKEMNKELPTEDINLFIKPELDIVPSISVLEWRVLALVNGRRTIQRICQKFGDELEAKRVLRELVRKGLVSADPPESDWRRLVPSIRSAAEVEYDRALPPRVRTNLLFRAIDGKTHFEDIRRKLQMDENDLLEDMKLLYELKWVKLSPDDERAFLKHLADL, encoded by the coding sequence ATGAGCGAGAAACTCACAGGGTTGCTTTCGGAGTTTCACCTGTCGGATATTATTCAGCTCTTAATAATGACCCAGAAAGCAGGCGAACTGGCTCTTAGGGATCTCGATCGCCAGAAAACCGCGCTTCTTTACTTCGAAAAAGGGAACCTGGTTCACGCCGCGCTTGACAGCGCGGATGGACAGCATTCAGAGGGTTTAAGGGCATTTCAGGCTATAATTGGCTGGGACGAAGGGGAGTTCAAGTTTCTTGCCGGCAAGCAGACCCCGAAGGTTACCATCAGGAAAACATCTCAGGAAACCCTCATTGACACTCTTGCTCGGATGGATGATATCAAGGAGATGAACAAGGAACTGCCAACAGAGGATATCAACCTTTTCATAAAACCGGAGCTAGACATCGTGCCTTCAATATCGGTTCTTGAATGGCGCGTTCTCGCTCTCGTTAACGGACGAAGAACGATCCAGCGGATATGCCAGAAATTCGGAGACGAACTCGAGGCAAAAAGGGTTCTCAGGGAGCTTGTGAGGAAAGGGCTTGTAAGCGCTGATCCTCCGGAGTCGGACTGGCGAAGACTTGTACCGTCAATCAGATCGGCTGCGGAAGTCGAATACGACAGAGCGCTTCCGCCAAGGGTAAGGACGAATCTTCTCTTCAGGGCGATAGACGGAAAGACGCACTTCGAGGATATACGAAGGAAGCTGCAGATGGATGAGAACGATCTCCTTGAAGATATGAAGCTTCTTTACGAGCTTAAATGGGTTAAATTGAGCCCGGATGACGAGAGGGCGTTTCTTAAGCATCTTGCCGATTTGTGA
- a CDS encoding DUF2089 domain-containing protein — MAEKKLIGKCPVCEGELFISELSCRKCDTKIKGDFEIPPFSRLDEQEREFLMIFLRSRGSLRDVQRELALSYPTVRNRLDALLAKMGIITSSASQEEISDVLDKLEQGELSAEDAIKLIRKQESDEDA; from the coding sequence ATGGCAGAAAAGAAATTGATTGGAAAATGTCCGGTCTGCGAAGGAGAGCTTTTCATCTCCGAACTAAGTTGTAGAAAGTGCGACACTAAGATCAAGGGAGACTTTGAGATACCGCCATTTTCAAGGCTGGATGAACAGGAGCGCGAATTTCTTATGATATTCCTGCGCTCCAGGGGTAGCCTAAGAGACGTGCAAAGGGAACTTGCACTCTCCTACCCTACGGTGCGCAACCGTCTGGACGCATTACTGGCTAAGATGGGCATAATAACCTCAAGCGCCTCTCAGGAAGAGATAAGTGACGTACTTGATAAACTTGAGCAAGGTGAGCTCTCTGCAGAGGATGCAATAAAACTCATCCGGAAACAGGAATCCGATGAGGACGCGTAA
- a CDS encoding phosphate ABC transporter substrate-binding protein, whose product MKSKSNLPGAFFKGLLLAGLALTFTGAKKTNELRIKGSDTMVNLASAWAEAYMQTHSDVYISVDGGGSGTGIASLINGTVEIANASREIKQKEKEAAAANYINPVETKVARDAISFIVNPSNPVKELTMEQLAKMYTGQITNWNQVGGPNQKITLCARENTSGTYAFVQEFVMKNKDYAQTTLHLPSNAAIVQEVEQNKGAIGYCGLGYLLEAGNKVKAVGVKKSSSSSAVTPSEANVKNGTYPVARFLYVYTPGQPSGLTKKFIDFCVSPEGQKIVVEAGFVTLK is encoded by the coding sequence ATGAAATCAAAGAGCAACTTACCAGGCGCATTCTTCAAGGGCTTGCTTCTTGCTGGTTTAGCCCTTACGTTCACAGGCGCAAAAAAAACAAACGAGCTTCGCATTAAAGGCTCGGATACGATGGTCAACCTCGCGTCGGCATGGGCAGAGGCCTACATGCAGACTCACTCTGATGTCTACATCTCGGTTGACGGAGGCGGTTCCGGTACAGGCATAGCCTCCCTCATAAACGGAACCGTGGAGATAGCCAATGCGTCACGAGAGATAAAGCAGAAGGAGAAGGAAGCGGCGGCGGCAAACTACATCAATCCTGTAGAAACCAAAGTCGCACGCGACGCCATCTCCTTCATCGTGAATCCGTCGAATCCGGTTAAGGAACTGACCATGGAACAACTTGCCAAGATGTATACGGGTCAGATAACGAACTGGAACCAGGTGGGCGGACCCAATCAGAAGATTACCTTGTGCGCGCGCGAGAACACTTCCGGAACCTATGCTTTCGTGCAGGAGTTCGTGATGAAGAATAAGGACTATGCGCAGACAACCCTGCATCTTCCGTCCAACGCGGCTATTGTGCAGGAAGTCGAGCAGAACAAAGGAGCTATTGGATACTGCGGTCTGGGCTATCTTCTGGAGGCAGGCAACAAGGTTAAGGCCGTGGGCGTAAAAAAGAGCTCGTCCTCGTCCGCCGTGACGCCTTCAGAGGCAAACGTGAAGAACGGCACCTATCCCGTGGCTCGTTTCCTATATGTATACACTCCAGGCCAGCCGTCAGGCTTGACCAAAAAGTTCATAGATTTCTGCGTAAGCCCGGAGGGTCAGAAGATTGTTGTCGAAGCAGGCTTCGTGACCCTTAAATAA
- a CDS encoding PstS family phosphate ABC transporter substrate-binding protein — MQSVKTFIVSSIIVLSIAGCRNKDEQAITIKGSDTMVNLVSAWAEGYMTANPKTSISVDGGGSGTGVAALISGTADIAASSRSIKPEEEAQGKVNGITPVEHTVARDAISVIVNPSNPVAELSMEQIAAVYKGEITNWSKVGGPDEKITVLSRENSSGTYAFFQEHVLNNKDYSKAALFLTSNATIVQEVSANKWAIGYCGLGYLIEAKGKIKPVAVKKDAFSAAVIPSEETVNSGAYSIARPLYLYTAGEPKGLVKSFIDFAMSEKGQKIVVETGFVTAR, encoded by the coding sequence ATGCAAAGCGTTAAGACCTTCATAGTGTCTTCGATTATTGTTCTTTCGATCGCAGGCTGCAGGAATAAGGATGAGCAGGCGATTACAATTAAAGGTTCGGATACAATGGTAAACCTCGTCTCTGCATGGGCTGAGGGCTACATGACCGCAAACCCCAAGACCTCCATCTCGGTAGACGGCGGCGGCTCAGGAACGGGCGTCGCCGCGCTCATAAGCGGAACTGCGGATATAGCAGCTTCATCCCGGAGCATCAAGCCCGAGGAGGAAGCTCAAGGAAAGGTAAACGGAATAACTCCTGTAGAGCATACGGTGGCGCGCGACGCCATATCAGTCATCGTAAATCCCTCAAACCCTGTTGCAGAACTCTCAATGGAGCAGATAGCCGCAGTCTACAAAGGCGAGATAACGAACTGGAGCAAGGTGGGCGGTCCTGATGAAAAGATAACGGTTCTTTCGAGGGAGAACTCCTCCGGAACCTACGCTTTCTTTCAGGAGCACGTTTTGAATAACAAGGATTACTCCAAGGCCGCGCTTTTTCTTACTTCCAACGCCACCATTGTCCAGGAGGTCTCGGCGAACAAGTGGGCAATCGGCTACTGCGGGCTCGGATATCTCATAGAAGCAAAGGGCAAGATAAAGCCGGTAGCGGTCAAGAAGGACGCCTTTTCTGCGGCCGTAATCCCTTCGGAGGAGACCGTAAATTCCGGCGCATACTCAATCGCCCGGCCGCTCTATCTCTACACGGCAGGAGAACCTAAAGGCCTGGTCAAGAGCTTTATTGACTTCGCGATGAGCGAGAAGGGGCAAAAGATAGTGGTCGAAACAGGTTTCGTGACGGCAAGATGA
- the pstA gene encoding phosphate ABC transporter permease PstA, whose translation MITRRTITDAFLRWLIRIATYLIVIVVGYILVDIIIKGLPAMNWEFLSSFPKRRGTQGGILPAIMGTLFLVTGTIVVALPLGVASAIYLTEYAKDNRFTRTIRLAIITLAGVPSIVFGLFGLGLFVLFFGFGPSIVSGSLTLACMILPTIIVASEEALKAVPQSLREGSLALGATKWQTIRKNVLPYAVPGIITGSILGIGRAAGETAPILLTAAAFFMPKLPRGILDKVMALPYHLFVLTTQVPDAPESYKYGTALTLIALVLGINLVAIIIRIRMRRKTRW comes from the coding sequence ATGATTACTCGAAGAACAATTACCGACGCTTTTTTGCGCTGGCTCATACGAATCGCAACCTACTTGATAGTCATCGTGGTCGGCTACATTCTCGTCGATATCATAATAAAGGGACTTCCTGCAATGAACTGGGAGTTTCTCTCTTCTTTTCCCAAACGCAGAGGCACGCAGGGAGGCATACTCCCGGCGATAATGGGAACGCTTTTCCTGGTTACGGGCACTATCGTCGTTGCACTGCCTCTTGGCGTTGCAAGCGCCATATATCTCACAGAGTATGCGAAGGATAACCGCTTCACGAGAACGATACGTCTTGCCATCATTACTCTTGCAGGGGTGCCTTCAATCGTATTCGGCTTATTCGGGCTTGGCCTTTTCGTGCTCTTCTTCGGGTTCGGGCCTTCAATCGTATCAGGAAGCCTGACCCTTGCCTGCATGATACTGCCGACCATTATCGTAGCGTCCGAGGAGGCGCTTAAGGCAGTGCCCCAGTCCTTGCGCGAGGGGAGTCTTGCTCTGGGTGCAACAAAGTGGCAGACGATTCGCAAGAATGTGCTTCCTTACGCCGTGCCGGGAATCATAACGGGCTCAATCCTTGGAATCGGACGCGCCGCCGGGGAGACAGCGCCAATACTCTTGACTGCGGCGGCGTTTTTCATGCCGAAGCTTCCAAGGGGAATACTCGACAAGGTGATGGCGCTTCCCTATCACCTGTTTGTGCTGACTACGCAGGTTCCGGACGCTCCCGAATCCTATAAGTACGGGACCGCTTTGACGCTCATAGCTCTTGTTTTAGGAATCAACCTTGTTGCAATCATTATAAGAATCCGCATGAGGAGAAAAACCAGATGGTAA
- a CDS encoding isoprenylcysteine carboxylmethyltransferase family protein, producing MKASLGQTLFRTRSALAALWVFVLLAFAHPWISLWSALLFLPGLAIRFWAAGFIGPVSRNPKISNESLVTRGPYSLSRHPLYIANGLLVGAGLALLQPHWILISLTSAGFIVLYILIGKAEEKSLAERFGKDYEMYKKRVKLFFPKIFRGSFFKGFNPLWALREWQTWLVVGLLFGFASLRLYVAPELIHILGSFATMHVSWLRPLARAIVHLF from the coding sequence TTGAAGGCTTCTTTAGGACAAACTCTCTTCCGTACCCGCAGCGCCCTTGCGGCGCTGTGGGTATTCGTTTTGCTTGCCTTCGCACATCCTTGGATAAGTTTGTGGAGCGCCTTGTTGTTCCTTCCCGGGTTGGCTATAAGGTTTTGGGCCGCGGGCTTCATAGGTCCGGTCTCGCGCAACCCCAAGATATCAAACGAGAGTCTTGTGACTCGCGGCCCATATTCTCTTTCAAGGCACCCTTTGTACATCGCAAATGGCCTTCTGGTCGGAGCAGGATTAGCGCTTCTTCAGCCTCACTGGATACTGATATCCTTGACATCGGCAGGTTTTATAGTCCTTTACATATTGATTGGCAAAGCGGAGGAAAAAAGCCTTGCCGAACGCTTCGGAAAGGATTACGAGATGTACAAGAAGAGGGTAAAACTTTTCTTCCCGAAAATCTTTCGTGGTTCATTTTTCAAGGGATTCAATCCTTTGTGGGCGTTGAGGGAATGGCAAACATGGCTTGTTGTGGGATTGCTTTTCGGTTTCGCATCCCTGAGGTTATACGTTGCTCCAGAACTAATTCACATTCTCGGGTCTTTCGCGACCATGCATGTATCGTGGTTAAGACCTCTTGCAAGAGCAATCGTTCATCTTTTCTGA
- the pstC gene encoding phosphate ABC transporter permease subunit PstC — MKANRAVWQDTAIRIILTGLGSTSILIVILIFIFLFREALPFSWKPGLDKLFSGNWIPTSPVKEQFGVFPLITGTLIVTLIATAIAIPFGICAAVYVAEIASTPEREFFKPFIELLAGIPSVVIGFFGLIVLAPLVQRVFHLDSGLNAVTGALLLALMASPTIISISEDAIRSVPRSYKEASLALGASKMQTIWKVTFPASLSGIIAAVMLGMGRVIGETMAVLMVTGNAPILRINPFLSVRTMTATIAAEMGEVAFGSDHYRALFWIGILLLLSTFGLNMIAQRALRRFGSTRR; from the coding sequence ATGAAGGCTAACCGTGCGGTCTGGCAGGACACGGCCATCCGGATAATCCTTACTGGTCTCGGCTCCACCAGCATCCTTATAGTCATTCTCATATTCATCTTCCTCTTCAGGGAAGCTCTGCCTTTTTCATGGAAGCCTGGACTCGATAAGCTCTTCAGCGGGAACTGGATTCCGACATCGCCGGTCAAGGAGCAGTTCGGGGTTTTTCCTCTCATAACCGGCACGCTCATCGTGACCTTAATTGCAACCGCGATAGCGATTCCCTTCGGGATATGCGCGGCCGTCTACGTAGCCGAGATCGCCTCGACGCCCGAGCGCGAGTTCTTCAAGCCGTTCATAGAGCTTCTTGCCGGGATTCCATCGGTCGTAATCGGGTTCTTCGGTCTTATTGTTCTCGCTCCGCTTGTTCAAAGGGTTTTCCATCTCGATTCAGGGCTCAATGCTGTTACGGGAGCTCTGCTGCTTGCTCTCATGGCTTCGCCCACAATAATCTCCATTTCCGAGGATGCAATACGCTCAGTCCCCCGCTCCTACAAGGAGGCTTCGCTCGCGCTGGGAGCAAGCAAGATGCAGACCATCTGGAAGGTTACTTTCCCTGCATCTCTCTCAGGCATTATCGCGGCCGTAATGCTCGGAATGGGCCGCGTTATCGGCGAGACGATGGCTGTTCTTATGGTTACGGGGAACGCGCCGATTCTGAGGATCAACCCTTTTCTTTCGGTAAGAACGATGACGGCAACCATAGCCGCTGAGATGGGCGAGGTGGCATTCGGCAGCGACCACTACCGAGCGCTTTTCTGGATAGGGATACTCCTGCTTCTCTCCACGTTCGGCCTCAATATGATAGCCCAGCGCGCGCTTCGCAGATTCGGGAGTACGCGCAGATGA
- a CDS encoding DUF2089 domain-containing protein has translation MNPKERILKMLEEGKINADDAAKLLEALKKSFADDLCVDVNTDKHHHKRFEKRIYIPRFAIRHNPFFGHTPRKIVVRMNKPYCGDVGDIEIMPFGDCSVCD, from the coding sequence ATGAACCCTAAGGAAAGAATCTTGAAGATGCTTGAAGAAGGAAAAATCAATGCCGACGATGCCGCAAAACTTCTGGAAGCGTTGAAGAAAAGCTTTGCTGATGATCTCTGTGTGGACGTCAATACTGACAAGCATCATCATAAGCGTTTTGAAAAAAGGATTTACATACCGCGCTTTGCCATCAGACATAACCCTTTCTTCGGGCACACCCCGAGAAAGATTGTTGTCAGGATGAATAAACCCTATTGCGGTGATGTAGGTGACATTGAAATAATGCCTTTTGGAGATTGCTCCGTCTGCGATTAA
- a CDS encoding endonuclease/exonuclease/phosphatase family protein, with product MPFYYGLKTREPKPLKFSQEDRKRTAERLLLLREKLRGEVPSRTVSESLLLATWNIREFGSNKRSARLAESLYYIAEIISAFDIVAVQEVNADMAELERVMRILGRNWRYIATDVTEGASGNRERLVFVYDSAKVTFQNIAGEIVLPEGSLVTDTKQFARTPFMVAYQSGWFKFMLATVHIYYGKEGQNTPEFARRVAEIEKIALTIAERAKEDAQHRFVLLGDFNIVSPEHKTMEALRKQGYFIHPELMKKPSNYKRDMHYDQIAFRAKADELLLGDGRVAADPAAKKNAGVFDFNQVVFTDSDFKVYKNTVKEQTKLDDSKLEKEYLSSWRTYQMSDHFPMWVEMKIDFADRYLAKIVESER from the coding sequence ATGCCTTTTTATTACGGACTGAAGACGAGAGAACCCAAGCCTCTGAAGTTTTCACAGGAGGACAGGAAACGCACTGCAGAGCGCTTGCTCCTGCTTCGCGAAAAGCTAAGAGGAGAGGTGCCATCCCGTACGGTGTCCGAGAGCCTCTTGCTCGCCACCTGGAACATCCGAGAGTTTGGTTCGAACAAACGATCAGCGCGTCTGGCGGAATCGCTCTACTATATTGCCGAGATTATCTCCGCGTTCGACATAGTCGCAGTGCAGGAGGTGAACGCGGACATGGCCGAGCTCGAGCGGGTCATGCGAATACTCGGCCGCAACTGGCGCTACATAGCGACCGACGTCACCGAAGGCGCGTCCGGCAACCGGGAGCGGCTCGTGTTCGTTTACGATTCCGCTAAGGTCACGTTCCAGAACATCGCGGGCGAGATAGTGCTGCCCGAAGGCTCGCTGGTCACGGACACAAAGCAGTTTGCGCGCACGCCGTTCATGGTCGCCTACCAGTCGGGCTGGTTCAAGTTCATGCTCGCGACCGTGCACATCTACTACGGCAAGGAGGGCCAGAATACCCCGGAGTTCGCGCGCCGTGTCGCGGAGATTGAAAAAATAGCCCTGACCATCGCCGAGCGTGCAAAGGAAGATGCACAGCACCGGTTCGTCCTTCTCGGCGACTTCAACATCGTCAGCCCCGAGCACAAGACCATGGAGGCGCTTCGCAAGCAGGGCTACTTTATCCATCCCGAGCTCATGAAGAAGCCTTCGAACTACAAGCGCGACATGCACTACGACCAGATAGCGTTCCGCGCCAAGGCCGACGAGCTTTTGCTGGGCGACGGCCGCGTCGCAGCCGACCCCGCAGCTAAAAAGAACGCGGGCGTGTTCGACTTCAACCAGGTGGTCTTTACCGATTCCGACTTCAAGGTCTACAAGAACACCGTCAAGGAGCAGACGAAGCTCGACGACTCAAAGCTCGAAAAGGAGTACCTCTCGAGCTGGCGCACGTACCAAATGTCCGACCACTTTCCCATGTGGGTAGAGATGAAGATAGACTTCGCTGACCGGTATCTTGCAAAAATCGTGGAGTCCGAAAGATAG
- the mazG gene encoding nucleoside triphosphate pyrophosphohydrolase, giving the protein MKKNLKEIVDRLRRECPWDRAQTMQSIRHLYVEEAYELSEALESADSLRISEELGDLLYIVLMGIRIAEDEGIASYEQVEEKAAEKLIRRHPHVFKSKSVSGEAEVLANWEKIKEDERLSKESDKGFFSGVPKLLPALIRAQMMQERAARVGFDWPTSRGPLDKIHEEAREIAEHLESDNKRELEAELGDLLFSVVNLARHIGVQAEEALSISNKKFSARFEHVRRLAKERNLSLEQLSIKELDELWEEAKKLPQEDS; this is encoded by the coding sequence TTGAAAAAAAATCTTAAAGAGATCGTAGACCGTCTCCGAAGGGAATGTCCGTGGGATCGCGCTCAGACCATGCAGTCTATTCGTCATCTTTATGTAGAGGAGGCATACGAGCTTTCAGAGGCGCTTGAGTCCGCGGATTCACTAAGGATTTCGGAGGAGTTAGGTGATCTGCTTTACATCGTTCTCATGGGAATAAGAATTGCTGAGGATGAGGGCATTGCATCATATGAACAGGTGGAGGAAAAGGCAGCCGAAAAGCTCATTCGCAGGCATCCTCATGTCTTTAAGAGTAAGTCGGTATCGGGCGAAGCAGAGGTCCTGGCGAACTGGGAGAAGATAAAGGAAGATGAGCGTCTTTCAAAAGAATCGGATAAAGGCTTTTTTTCGGGCGTACCAAAATTACTTCCTGCGCTGATTAGAGCCCAGATGATGCAGGAGCGAGCTGCGAGAGTGGGTTTTGACTGGCCTACTTCGCGGGGCCCCCTGGATAAGATACACGAAGAAGCGAGAGAAATTGCCGAACATCTAGAGTCAGACAACAAAAGGGAGCTTGAAGCAGAACTGGGTGATCTTCTTTTTTCGGTGGTAAATCTTGCACGGCACATAGGCGTTCAGGCTGAAGAGGCATTATCAATCTCGAACAAGAAGTTTTCGGCAAGATTCGAGCATGTCCGGAGGTTAGCGAAAGAACGTAACCTAAGCCTAGAACAGCTTAGCATAAAAGAACTGGATGAGTTATGGGAGGAAGCCAAAAAATTGCCCCAGGAAGACAGCTAG
- a CDS encoding L,D-transpeptidase family protein: MRVLSILVFAAFVFFGCKPKPPEVIYHSSCSGYEKLRGIKFPVQAIELAMDSLGIKDSVGTKDNGISYEVDTKILIHPEDRVWLATLKALFPDAQIADTNTRGTVHVFYGINAFAFDSLPYARGILILNGTQKQGLARDAAYKFSVRFGVLGLEPQTADDDTFTKTVLYCSESDRPLAEKLVAELGTGRIETRTNLGDMVLVLGSDALTASKIKAAPGGISIVIKKSTFRLFLYKDGVLVKTYPVALGRNAGDKERVGDCRTPEGDFTITSIEDSRTWEHDFGDGKGPIKGAYGPWFFLLSTLATETKSGKKWEGIAIHGTHDPSSIGTRASEGCIRLHNEDVDSLKRIVRVGTPVRIEE; encoded by the coding sequence ATGAGGGTTCTTTCGATTCTTGTCTTTGCCGCTTTCGTCTTTTTTGGCTGCAAGCCAAAGCCTCCAGAGGTAATATATCACAGCTCGTGTTCGGGCTACGAAAAGCTGCGCGGCATTAAGTTCCCGGTTCAGGCGATCGAACTCGCCATGGACTCGTTAGGCATCAAGGATTCTGTAGGGACAAAGGATAATGGAATCTCATACGAAGTGGATACGAAGATACTCATACACCCCGAGGACAGGGTGTGGCTCGCAACGCTCAAGGCTTTATTCCCTGACGCGCAGATTGCCGACACGAACACTCGCGGAACCGTTCACGTGTTTTACGGAATCAACGCCTTCGCATTCGACTCCCTGCCCTATGCAAGAGGCATACTGATTTTGAACGGCACCCAAAAACAGGGACTCGCGCGCGACGCCGCATACAAATTCAGCGTGCGCTTCGGCGTACTGGGGCTCGAACCACAGACGGCCGATGACGATACCTTCACGAAAACGGTTTTGTACTGCTCTGAGTCCGATAGACCGCTCGCAGAAAAGCTCGTAGCGGAACTCGGAACGGGCAGAATAGAAACGCGCACCAATCTTGGGGATATGGTTCTCGTGCTCGGTAGCGACGCGCTTACCGCATCAAAGATAAAGGCGGCTCCGGGCGGAATATCTATAGTCATAAAGAAATCGACGTTCCGGCTCTTCCTTTATAAGGACGGGGTTCTTGTCAAAACCTACCCGGTTGCGCTAGGCAGAAACGCGGGGGACAAGGAACGCGTAGGCGACTGCCGCACGCCAGAGGGAGATTTCACCATAACTTCCATTGAGGACTCCCGCACATGGGAGCACGATTTCGGCGACGGCAAAGGACCCATAAAGGGTGCATACGGACCCTGGTTCTTTTTGTTATCGACGCTTGCGACCGAGACAAAATCAGGCAAGAAATGGGAAGGTATCGCCATTCACGGCACGCACGACCCTTCCTCGATTGGCACCCGCGCATCAGAGGGCTGTATTAGACTTCACAATGAGGACGTAGATTCGCTCAAAAGGATAGTGCGGGTTGGGACGCCGGTTCGAATCGAAGAGTAG
- a CDS encoding class I SAM-dependent methyltransferase — translation MSDKPMSDIAFRIMCASLVSRNRKNPPEEILAEAGIKKGFKVLDFGCGPGSYSIAASKLVGSEGKVYALDIQPLAAKRIKSIACKNGLENIETITSNCKTGLENGSIYLVILYDILHMLKEPEKVLFEIARILKPEGTLSVSDHHMEEHEIIRIIEKDAIFNAGEETKKVINFVKNGGNNGRT, via the coding sequence ATGTCTGATAAACCCATGAGCGATATTGCATTTCGAATCATGTGCGCATCTCTGGTTAGCCGCAACCGCAAGAACCCACCGGAGGAGATTCTGGCAGAAGCAGGTATCAAGAAAGGATTTAAGGTTCTTGATTTCGGGTGCGGACCAGGTAGCTATTCAATAGCTGCTTCAAAGCTTGTGGGCTCAGAAGGCAAGGTCTACGCACTTGACATACAACCTCTTGCAGCTAAAAGAATCAAGTCCATTGCGTGCAAAAACGGCCTGGAAAATATAGAAACAATAACCTCGAACTGCAAAACAGGCCTCGAAAATGGTTCGATTTATTTAGTCATCCTCTACGACATCCTTCACATGCTCAAAGAGCCGGAGAAGGTCCTCTTTGAAATCGCAAGGATATTAAAACCGGAAGGGACGCTTTCAGTCAGCGATCACCATATGGAAGAACATGAGATTATCAGAATCATCGAAAAAGATGCCATCTTTAATGCAGGGGAAGAAACAAAAAAGGTCATAAACTTCGTGAAGAACGGAGGCAATAATGGAAGAACGTGA